TAAACAAAACAAGTACCTTATCTTTGACTTTTACTTTTAATCTTAGTTTTTAATACTGTTAAGTTAGTTCTATATTATTGTAACTAACACTAATATCACATcatagacctataaatactcTATCACATCTGAATCATAACTCTACTTAAATTACaagcattataaattatattttacagcAGGTAGAAGATGCCTGCTAGAAAAGATTACATATTAAGATATTATAGAACTTAGAAAGAGACAACTGTCAGCatagagcattgtctctgttACTCATAGGATATGGTCATACCTATGCGATGTTTTGTCTCGGACTTGTCAATCTGAACAACGAAGACAACACTCTATAAAGTGGACTGGCAGCCTTCATCGCCAGCACAAAGCAAGTGTGTATTACAATACTcaaacataaaaattattactCATAACAGTGAACAAAAAGCGTAGAAAccacatttttaatttgaaaataggGGCCACATTTGGGCCacatacgaaaaaaattaaaacagtagGTCAATTCTGGTAAACCTGCATTAATCATTGCTGTTCATTTTGGTTTaacaaacataattattatttgacaaGTTTATTCCAGGATTAATAAGCAAAAGATAGATAATACAGCAAACCTAACTTAAACACATTAACTTGTTAGTAGGTACAAGTGGAACTAAAAGTAATATCACAATCAGCTTTACtgggtttagatttttaacTTACTATAGTATAGTGAGTGCAAAACAAGAGTTCAATCTGTCCACGAGGCATAATATGATTGCACATTATACAAAAACATCTGACGGGCTAAGATATTTAATGGTTAGTGTTGACCTGTACAAACTAATCATGTTACAACTTTAGATTAGACTACTTGGTATGCATGCACTATATGgtaaaaaatatctattattTGAACTAAGAACAGAATGTCCATGGTTTTGGAAGTTCTATATAAGTGTCTATACTGTAGTTTCTGATTGTGACTCTTCGTAACGGCACTATGGCGTCCATTTCATCAACCTCACTCTCTGCTTCCACGAGGGGGAAGTCTTCAAGCTCAGGCATACTTGCTAGCTCTACTTCGAGCGATTCATTCGTGAGCAGAGAGATCGCAAAGCTGCGGTCTGCGGGCAAGCCTTGGAACCTGTGACTCACCGTCAAAAGTTGCAAGCAAAACGCACGCAAGTTCTGTTCACATCTCACCAAATACGCGTCCGCCGCGTCGTCCTGAACAGCCACGCGTTCAAAATCAAAAGCAAACTTAAGTGCAGGCTTCAAATGCTCATCGGTAATAGCAAATTCCACGCGATACAATTCATCAGTCCTAAGAGCCCTCTCTATACTTTTCAAGCATCTATCCACGTATTTGTTCACATCAGGGTGCGAACACCGGTACACCACTATGCCGTACTTTTTACGCGTTGCGAAAATATTCCTCGGGTATATCGAAGCGTGATACAGTATATTGTGGAAAGCTACCGCCAAGAATTCCAGAGTGACGTCCACACAATACGCATCCATTTCGAGCTCAATGAAACACAAGGGTTGCAGAATGcagttattttatttcacagaaaataaaaaaatacttcctTAACTGATTTCTGTGATTTTGATTTTCGAACTTCAAGTAAACTTTCCTGTGCCGCCACACCAGAAcaactttttcaaattttaaatggACGCGGCCATAGATTAAGGAACGCGAAAgtcacagagtaggtacctactctgtaaATATAGGGCGACAAGACACCGACAGTCCATCGTCGACTGTCGACGTCGAcaactgtcaagtgtcaatGTAACCCAGTGTTTCCACTTACGATTTTTCAGTTTACCTCAGTTTTCGTTTCGCTCTATTAATAGTACTCCCTTCCCCTGACAAATcgaaatacctattatataccCTAATGGCCCCTGATTTTTTACGCTTTACacaaatacaaattacaaaaatcAATCACGTGCATAAACTATTTTGAAAAGACCAGTGGTCTGCGTTTTTATCACGAAATTAAAACATTAGTTAGATATTTTATGTATTGATGGGGGATCTCCCAACCAAACTTCCAACACCCGGCTTTCCAGTGAGAGGTTAACATATTTAGAACCTTGCttctctttataatgtagatatgGTTGAAAACCCCACAGGAGTGAAggcactagtctataaataaaaacccATTTAGTGCTTAAGCATATCTATATTTTGAACATAATCTAAACAATATCcttataaaattacatattttaaaattatattgcaGCTTATTTATCTGGCAAAGCATCCAATCCCTGAAAAAGAAATGTTTGCATAAATGGAAAAGTAAGCAAACCATAAACATAGAATGGATGACATTATTTCTTGTAACAAATCATTTAATTATCTTGATCCAACAAGGTTGACCACAGTTCTGCCGAGCTCTAACTAAAAAGCTGTTAAGTgcaaaaatacctatttttttgcACTTAGCAGATTTTTAGTCAGAGTGGCAGAGTTAATGACTGGACAGGTAGTAGACTATGTAGTGGTGGTTTATATTTGCTCTTTTCTGTATTTGTGAGCTATTATTATGCCATCAGTCCTACTTATTACCACTAATATcccaacttaatattataaaggcaaaagtccTTCAagtgatttgtccttcaatcatgtcacaATGGAGCAAGAGGTTGAGAAGATTTCTTGCATagatagttaaagacctagagtgtaacttaaatattgtttttatcctagaaagtcatgagatttttcaaaacctaataatgAATCATATCATGCAGCTATAGATATGGATTCAAACATTTACTTACTAGTTAAGTGATGGATATAGTGCATATATTTTGAGAAATCActcaccatatttgctctatcccatcaaaagtatgattttagtCCTTTTAATGGTGCACCATATTTTTGACATggcagttgacacatagagcgcTGACAAATATGGCGTGTGAGTTCttaaaatttatgcattatactTACATTGACTTTATAAGGGTTGCCCGTCAACCTCATGTCACGCATGTAGTTGATGCGGTCCAGCCGAGAATGGAGGGAACGTCTATGGTGCTGGAATATAAAGGAATGAACTTTGTGACTTATATCTAACTACTTAAGTTTCTAATGAGTATGTGTGGTACTCTTAGTAAGGAAGGAATTATTCAGTTCAGAAGGAATTATTCAATTATTAACTTCAGTTAATTAGGTATTAACTGAAGTTTTTATCTTTGACTAGCTGCAAATAATGCACACTACGATACTGTTGGAATTcctcaaaattaattaatagtgCAATTTCTTATCCAAATTACAAATCTCTAGGTCCACCGGTTTTGTGCATTGTTAGAGACAGTCTGAGCTCATAAaatgagatagataatattttataggtCCTAATTTAGAAGTAATAGATAGTTGCATACCtactacaaaataacaataaaattatatttgaattGAATCTATGGTGACCGCAGCTTTGCTCCATATCCTTGTTACCTAATACGTTTTTAGCAATACTACTCACGTTGCCTAGGGTTAGATTGTGAATGTGGTAAAGACCCAAGCCAGGCAGGCCCATGCCTGCCATGATGATGAAGAAAGTGGGTAATATCTCATACCACatatttaataaattgaaaatgaaaaaatcacaCCAAATTCTGCACCTAATTTTGTTGAATTGAAAATGACAGTGACATGACATCTGTCACCACAGAATAACAGCAAGAGCATTATTTTCGTTCAGAATTAAGTCACAGACGAATCAGTGCGACAAATAACAAAAGGCTGATTGTGAGGTGTGATCACAATGCATCTTTGATCTTCACTTCCTTCACTTCAATGCACACTGATAATGCACATCAGTGAACGCAAcgtgacgtaggtacctattgagtGGTATGATTCCTGATTCATACACAGTCATACGATCGGATTGGGTATGGATTGGGCCAATGCAAAAAGTAGGTACACTGTGGGCCAATTTTATAGGTATCTCTGTCACAAAACTCAAAACGGACAAAATATAATAGTCTGtggacaaaaaaataaaaaacaaagagtATGATCAAAAGGTACCAGGCCCGTGACACCTTTAGTTCTTTCTTAGCCGCAAAGCGCTAGTATCGCAACAAGCTGCAGCCATATTCTTTTTTCTAGTCGATGGCCATATACATAGACTCTGTGGCATACTATTCTCTCGTTAGAGAGTAGTATGTACCTTGCTCTGTGGTATATATACTGGGAAGCCATATTGTTATTGTTGTTGTCTCCAAAGGTTAATAAATTATGGGAATTGTGGTGATCCCAATTCATTCCTGTAAATATAGGACTCAGTGCTTTGCTGAAGGCTCAATTGTTGAACAGACACGTATGCCAGAAGCACTTCGATAGACATCAGTTCGACAGTATGGGGTGGTATGGGAACCCGACGTACGCATGGTTATCTCTACTTGTTTACTGAAAAGGAAAATACTTCACGGAATTCCTGAGCTCATTAGGTAAGTTGATTTCATGTTAAAGATGTATTAAGCACTAGGTATtccctaacatagtttttacttTGTGCTTTCATACCATATTTCATGTGAATAAATTgtgtaaaattcttttttcagCTGAACATGATTTCAGTgatcacaattttattatgcttTACAACCAACTTCAGATCAACAGAATTCAACATTCAGAAGATTCAACAGTATCCACtcaaagtacaataataataattagtggtgAGTTAGTACAAAATTATCTGTCCTGTGTctagtaactattttatttattctttgctAACATTGCCTTAATTATGGCTAAAGTCTTATATGCAATACAAATATTGATGTGATGGTCTCCACGGAACCACTACTTTAACACTGTACTGATGTCCATACAGtagattttatccatacttccatactaatattataaatgcgaaagtgtgtctgtctgtctgtctgctaccttttcagagcccaacagtttaacctatattgacgaaatttggtacagagttagcctatATTCTGGGGAtcaacataggctacgttttatcccagaaaatcaaagagttcccacgggattccataAAACCCATCATCCTCTTAgccgatttgtatgagatttggtactgaggtagcttgcatctagtaattgacataggcaactttttatccctaaaaatcaaacacttcccactggatctttaaaaatcctccTAGTCCtctagttttagtttagtttatagctgtattttttaatcaatcggttatattattattagaccaattttaatatgtaggtaccaactATCAGTCGTCTCATTAAGAATccatgtagtttttttttcatacataatttcttgtttatataatttaatttttcattaataaaataatattattcctttACAGCCAATTTGACAACCAAGTgcaggtattttattaaaagaataaaagaaatgtttatcaaagaaaacaagAAGCAAAGGCTATTTTCAGAAGGATCCTCAAAGTAACttttggtaaatatataaaGTGTATAGATTAAGAAGCAAGaaatataaaactgaatttgataagttgttttattttacacctaaatatatgcaaaaaaaaataaaattataaaggtacCCCGTTTCAACGTTGTCATGGGACATCACTATGCTATCGATATCGACATCGACACAAGGTCGGATTGTGTCCCAACACTTTTTGCGACACTAGCGCTATGCGGCTACAACGGAACTAACCGTTAACTTTTGCACTGTCCTATCTGTCTTTAGactgtatatagtgatctgtgaaAGGTACTCGGTCATCAAAAATGGCAGACGTACCGATCGATTGCGATTTTCCTGTTTGGGGATTAATGCCGAAAAAAGAAACAGGGGTCGtcacatttttaaataaaaacgcaGAGTACGATGGCAGGAATACAGTCATCGCAATTTTCGACTCGGGCGTCGATCCCGCGGCCGCGGGCCTTATGGTAAAAAATTGTCTTGTCACGATTTGTTTAACCAAAGTTTTGTTCATTTCTAGTGCTAAAGTAAACGTTATTTTGTGCTCTAGGTGACTAGCACAGGGGAGACTAAAGTTATAGAAAGGTTTGATTGTAGCGGCTGTGGAGATGTGGACACTAGTACGGTTATTCGGAAGGTAGTGGACGGATGTATTACCGGCACCACAGGTCGTAAATTAAAggtaaataagttttttatttaatttataagtcCTTATAAAGACCTTCGAATACTGGATGGATTTAAGTTAGAGTTGCTTTGTTTGCTATTCTAATTTTACCGATGTCACAAGGTCATTGACTCTAGTGTCAAATGGCCACAGCTGTtctttgtcaattttttttttaccaaaccACGTTGCTTTGAGCAGCTTTGCACTTGTGCTACCGCCGACGaggaagcgactagctatcGACTAGTTTCGCGCTCAAGTACAATTGATGTATGTTTCTACGTCAAAATAATGTAAAAGGgctataaataaacataaataaataaaaaaaattacagacatTACCATTCACAcggaaaaatttaaataaaatttgattcACTGGTTCATTTTAGATACCAGAATCATGGACCAACTCCACCGGAGAGTGGCGGATAGGTGTACTCTATCCATTCACCTTATACCCCTCTAAAGTGAAGGAGAGGATCCAGGAACACAGGAAGGAGCATCTTTGGGATGTGGGACATAAGACCGCTTTTGCAGAGGCTAGTAAACAGCTCCAGGACTTCGAAAATGAAGTGGGTAGGTATTTCTTAGGGTCTCTATATGTATACAGTCACTCAAGAGATATCCATACTAGCCAtttcccatattataaatgcaaaagtgtgtttgtttcatGGTAACCCTTCCATCATAGAGCAATGGATCAATatgatttttttcatatataaaaacctaaatcttaaataaaaaagtgtgaTCCCGAATGTCTTAGCATCCTAAACAGGTCCAGGTCATTGacccatgtaaaaaatcacgtccaCCTGTTGTTGGAGGTGATTGGAGGATAAAATATCAACAAAAaagcacactttcacatttataatatgggtagtgattctaACACACCTTGGTTTTcaaattgatatttattttgaaccTGGAACTCTTGATAAAAGTATATATAATATCTTGATCAATAATTGTATTGATCAAGATATTATACTTCAGTTCTACAATATTGGATTGATCAAGGATTCATTTATCAGGCTATTGAGTCTGATAAATGATCCTTGCATTTATTATGTTATCAATACAAGAGGTACTTTATCTGCAAGATAAGAATCATTTCTGGTATGCACATAGTGTTACAGAAATTACATATTTACTCACTATTTTTACAACTGtaaaaaagaattaataaatctatataattaaaaatgcaTTGAAAAAACATATGAACATGCATAATGCCTAATGAATGGAACAAATTggataatttcttttttttgttgcaTTCATAATTGTCAGGAcaaaatttttggaaaatccatGGGAAAAGACAGTTCCCACGGGGCGCGGATGAAGtagcgggcaacagctagtaatataataaattagtaaatggtacaagaaaatattataaaattgcttgaaacacataactccaaaaatttTGAGTTTGATCTGGTGGAAGGCTGGTGGttggttaccaccctactgccAATGCTGTGCTGCCAAGGGCTTTAGTGTTCCAGTATGATGCTGGTAGAAACCCATCAGggaaactgtcataccccttccaagttagcccgtttgTTTGCAGCATCCAAGACAACTCTTAGTCAAGAGGAGAAACTACAAAAAGAGGAACTGGAGACCAGGGTAGAGGTGTTAAAAGAGGCAGAGAAGAAATACACAGACTTGGGTCCCGCTTACGACTGTGTTCTGTTCCATGATGGAACTGTGTGGAGGTGAGAacaaattaaaagtattaactTAGTGATTAAACCAACttcaatccatacttaatattataaatgggagtgtgtctgtctgtctgtacattttcacggcccaaacgctgaaccgattttaaaatttggtaaagacttgggatacatcccgcagaaggacataggctactttttatcccggaaaatcaaagagttcttaagggattaaaaaaaaactgaagacCTCCTCTAGTTGGACATATTTcctaaaaaatgtttcaaaacaCAAAcaattagataatattatgaacaaacTAGATTAGGATGCGACTTCATTCGatttgtgtggatttaggttttaaaaatcctgtggcaaTTTCTTTCCTTTTTACTTTTCTAGCCTttctcgggatgcaagctgtctctatactaaatttaatcaaaattggttaaacagatatACTTTCACATTAGTTTAGATTGATTGAAGCTaggagacagacaaacagatatacttactttagcaagaaacagttaaaaattattttgctataatccgccaacagaaaaaatctgtatggtcaaacatgcagttacaagctaagcaccgcttacctccccaaccaagcaataaagccaagttcccaagcaagcactgccaccaccattcacatgcaacaccacacaagacttttccactactctcgacgcacgtttcgccccgacaccggagcatcctcaggagatttcgactttacaatgctgtattgtcaagtcaaGATATACTTACTTTCGTATTAGTTTAGATTGATTGACAGCTGGGAGATTACAATATAATAACATTCCTATGGCTCTTTTTGCTCAGAATCATTTTACttcttataattaattactttgcaGAGCATGTATAGACACGTCAGAAGCAGGCGACTTGTCCACTGGTCCACTGCTGGGCGAATACAGTTCCACACATGAGCATGTGCATT
This genomic stretch from Maniola jurtina chromosome 2, ilManJurt1.1, whole genome shotgun sequence harbors:
- the LOC123870606 gene encoding mitotic spindle assembly checkpoint protein MAD2B-like; translation: MDAYCVDVTLEFLAVAFHNILYHASIYPRNIFATRKKYGIVVYRCSHPDVNKYVDRCLKSIERALRTDELYRVEFAITDEHLKPALKFAFDFERVAVQDDAADAYLVRCEQNLRAFCLQLLTVSHRFQGLPADRSFAISLLTNESLEVELASMPELEDFPLVEAESEVDEMDAIVPLRRVTIRNYSIDTYIELPKPWTFCS
- the LOC123870621 gene encoding uncharacterized protein LOC123870621, giving the protein MSCHCHFQFNKIRCRIWCDFFIFNLLNMWYEILPTFFIIMAGMGLPGLGLYHIHNLTLGNHHRRSLHSRLDRINYMRDMRLTGNPYKVNGLDALPDK